The window ACATGAAATAGGTTTTATTGCCTTCACAGTTACTTATTACTAAGTGAAATTATGAGTTGTCTATTTCTCCCATTGGAGTGGATTTTCCAAGACAGCCGAGACTTTGTCTATCTTGCTCACCGCTACATCTTCAGCATCTGCAatactgcctggcacagagcaggcacttGATGTTTACAGAATTCATGCCAAAAAATGTGCTAGACATTGGGATTATCAAAACGAATAGGATATGATGCCTATCCTCAATAAACTCCCAGTCTTTATATTTACAAGTACTCACCTCCACCCCTTCTATATTAACTGCTCCTTTTTTCAATGGCTAACCTCTCCACCTGTCACCTTAACTCTACCCCTGAGATCCCTTTGACCTCTTCCTGTCCCTGAGATCCCTTTGACCTTTTCCTATCAATTATCCCCTCTCTCACTTCTTCACTCTGTCTCTCCATTTAGCCTCCCATATTTGCATATCCCACCCAACCTCCTATACTTGAATATCCTTCCCTCAACTTTGAAATCCCCTTGAGTTACCAAAAACACATTCCATTCACTCCTCACCACATCCCTCTATTCTGACCACTTCCTCAAAAGTTATCAATGACCTGAAAACGGTTCTCACTTTCTTCAACATTTACCACTTCTGAGAATTTTCAATCCACTCTCCTAGAGCCACAGAGGCTCCTGTTTCatgattttcttcttaattttgatTCCGTTTCCTTCACTGTCTCCTTTCTCTCACACCTTTAAACCTGATACTCACTAGAGCTTCATTCTGTATTATTGCTCCATTCAGTCTCTCTAAAAGATATCATCTTCTCCTTTAACTTGTGTCCCTATACAAATAATTCTATCACTCATTCAGAGCCGAAACCCCAAGTCTACTTTCCCCAACATCTTTAATAAGAAATGTGATTTAATTCTTAATCAAATCATCAATAGAGTAGTTGCAGGCTactttttgtaataaaataatgtGAACTTAAATAAACAATAATGTTGTGTTGAACAAGCATTAGCAGGCAATATCATAACATAATGCTGATTTCCATGAGTAGTTCTTGAAATACTTGAACTAATTCTTCATTACTTTTCATTGACAGCTTGTACAAAAATGGACCAAGGGCTAAAAAATCATTCACAAATGTTATATGATTAATCTATGTTAATTTTGTCTAAAACCGTTAATATAGTTCTAGATACACAGAAATCATATTACACTAGTAGTAGAAAGTCAAAACAGGAATATACCAGTCAAAAATTATTGCATAAGTCTGGAAAccatacacaaaataaatttaaattctttgagaggAGTTTGTAAAGATGTTCCTGCGGTGCCATAATTTAGAGATTTACAGATCAAAATTATACCTAATTATCAGGGCAAACTGTCTCACGTAGTTTTGTGCTATTTTCAAAAGCATTAGCAAGAAACAGACTTGTGCCATTCTGGCCTTCAGTTCAGATAGCAAAAAATAGTTACACACGTTTACATCCATATGGTAAAACTACTGCTGTGCCCAATCCTGTAAACAATCACAGACATGAGAAAACTGGTTAACCTAGAAAAAGTGTGAACAAAGCTCCAACTTTACAACTGTCTCCAACAGATAAGCCATGATACCTAGTGATAAACTACAAATACCTGACTTACAGCCTCGTCCCTTTCATAATGGGAGAAAAAGACATCTGACAATTGCCTAATAAATTGCACATTCAATAAATAACAGTAAACTCTTTAACTCATTTTGACAGTTTCCTACTATGTTTTCCCCATGTACTGCAAGAAgctgtgggaaaaaaaagatgaagccaACTCCCAATTACCACTGTCAAAGCTGGTGAAACAAGTCAGTCACCATCCTTCAGGGTATGCGGCATGTAAGGgcatggaaaagaaaacaataggagAGCCCTCAGCAAAAAAAAGCAcccacattttaagaaaaagaaaatgaaaccaacTGAACATCTACATCAAGGAAGCTGAAGGTGTAGCCAACCCAAGTAAAAGAGACAGATCTACGCGCTATTCAGATTTTCTAGCTAGTGGCAGTTGAACGCTGTACCAGCTGTCATATTCTGAAGTTCTGCAGTTTTCCCCTTTTCCCTACAAAACCCTCTCTACTCTAAAGCCTGTAAGTAACAGAGGAAATCGAACAGAGGATGAAGAGAAATGGCCGATGGGACATCAGATCACAAGAGTAACTGCCACCTCATTTCTAGAAGACCAAAAGGCCCGGTTATCAAAGTACAGCTCTAAAAATCTCTATCAGACACCTTTCGCATCTACACAGATCTCCATCTGCGTCCCTTATTCATAAATCTTTTTAAAGCAAACCTCACGCCTATCCCTCGGGCCTGCTTATCCAAAACTCAACCAATCTATACCATGACTCCTCTTGGTGAAAGGCAGATTGAAGGGAGGTGGAAAGGGCTGGAAGGAATGTCATGGGAGAGGCGGCACGTGCAAATAACATTGCGGCAGAGACACTGAAAACGCCACTTCCCTTGCCACTGTTGCAATTCTCTTCGTGTATCATCCTCTTACCCTCTCTACCCATGCCACCTCCTACCTCAACGATACACACACGTGTCACAGCCGACCAGCACCATCGCCTTTTCCAGCATCACAGGTTCTCCTACCACCCCTCACTATCCCCCCACATaggcaggcagacacacacacacacacacacacacacacagcagaaaCTGCAGCCACCGCACCCTCCTATCTCGATAAGTGCTCCTGCCAACAGACATCCAGAGCGGACTGAAAGCTCAATAAATGCGCAGGTACACACAcgcaagcacacacacacgcgggTGCACGCGCGGCATGGGGCGCAAGGAAGGGCGGCATGGGGTGCAAGGAAGGGCACCCTGGGGACGCACCTGGAGGCTGGGTGTCCAGCGCTGCCGCCCCCCTGGTCCCTGTCATTGAGCGCAGCGGTATAAATCCTCCGGTAGCGGTCGGCCAGGGCCCGGCCTGACAGCAGCAGCTGGTAGTGACCCCGGGAGTCCGCGGCGGgtagccccagccccagccccgcaGCAGCCACGGAGCCGTCGGGAACCGGCATGAACAGCGCCCCCGGCgcaggggaggaagagaaggtggCGGCTGGGTAGAATCCGTCCCCGCCGAGCCCCGAGGAGGCGGCGGCGGGGGAGGCAGTCGCTGCGCACATCATCAtcctcgccgccgccgccgccgccgcctcgtcCCCGCGGGCCGGGCGGGCagacacgcgcgcgcacacacagcCCTTTTCCAACGACGACGGCTCCGGCGGCGGCCTCTGGCTCCCGCAGCAGGGAGACTACAAAGACAGcgacctccttctcctcctccttcttctcctcctcccccccgCGCCGCCCTCGCCGCTACTGGGGCCGCTCATCTAACCCCGCCACCCCGGGAGTGTGAGGAGGAGGCGGTGCCGCCACTGCCGCCGCCACCACCGCTACCACCGCTACCACCGCCGGGGCTACCCGCAATGGGAAGCTGCCGGCCTCACAGAGCATGCGCCACTCCTCGCACATGCTCAGTAACTGCCGCCCcttttcctccccaccccctctccgCCACCACTCCCTCCGCCTCGGGGCTTTGGGTTTGGGGCTGTTGGGTTGTGCGGAATCTGAAGTAGTCCACTTCTCCGGGTTTTACTGGCAGCTTGAAGAAGAGTAAGGAAAGTGCTGGGGAGGCTGTCAGCTACTGACGTTCGACTTCAGGTTCCCTCCAGGTGGAAGAACGAGGACCAGAAAGCAAGGGGGAACGTGCGCATCGCCAGAGGAGGAGTGGCACGCTCTTCTGCTACCTCTTCTCCAAGGCTCTGCTGCCAACAGGAAGATTTACTGTGAATTGTGCTGGTTAATTCAGAGTTTAAGGCAGAGAAAACCATCCCAATTAGAAGTGCCTTTAGCGATCTTattttatatggtttttgtcattaggaTTTACGCTTGTTTAACACAGCTTTTACTTACAAAGACAGGTAGTAATCTAGCacattcttttttgtgtgtgaaagtaTTTTGTGTGTGAAAGTATAACAGATAGGCTAGTATTCACAAGCCAGAGTCATTCCCAAATTCTTGTTCTCAACGgagcaataatatttttaaaattactcttttttaTTGACTCCTCACTCACCTAAGAGTGCACTTTTATCTCTTGGCAGTGGTCATTtaatggtttatttttttctgcccaaacttacatttttaaagataattcttGGATGCGATCTGAAACAATAATTGTGACTGAGACTGTATAGCGTCTGAAAATGTCAGATCCATCACATATCTTGTTGTTGTCTATAAAAAAGTAACATTTGCTCAGTCCTTTGTTCCAAGCTAACCTACGAACACCATCTAAGTATATGCTCTAGAAATATACGTGCCAATGCACTTTGATTCCTACTACGTTTTATCCTTTGACTCTCAATTTGAAGAGTTTCCTAATTTACAGTCCtgacaaaataatttataagttCTGTCATCCCAGTACTGTATCTTTCATCTATGTACTAGTTCTTATATCTGTGCCTCTTCTTCGGATggccttctcttaaaaaaaataaaataaatttttaaaaatcctccttAGTGTTTGAGAAGTGCAAACAACAAggaataggaaaataaattaattctagTTTTAGGGTGGAAGGTTGCTGAAAGCAATGCATTTTTTCTGAAGCTTTAAATAATGGATggatttcatttagtttttttaaagataattagcAGTGGGATAAACATAGGAACAAAGGACAAGACATGTGGAATCATAGTATTTTAGTACTGTAATTAGCCCTgttaagtttttgtatttgtctTGTTTCCTTACCTAAGTTCCTTCAGAGCTTGCTGCTTTTGTGTCTCCTTCAGCCACTTCAGGACTTTGCATGTAGTAGGTATCCAGTAAGTATTTATTAGGCTAAATTTCTATCCTAATGCTTCAGCACAGTTAAAGACCTCAGTGTTGACCAGGCAGCCCCTAACCCTGGAGTGAGAACCAAGACAATGGTGTAGAGGCAGCTAAATTCTAAGAATTCTAAGGCCTGACAGGTAAGCAATGAGAGGGCCCATTACTATTGCAAGACCTAGCAGGGTAGCTAAAAGGCTCTGAAATCAGACAGCCCTGGAATTGGATCCTGACTCTGCTACTTAATACTTGTCTGGCTTTGGGCAAATTATCTCCTCTGAATAATGCTCAAAAGAATACCCACTACATGAGATTGAGGGAGGACTTAAAGGATCTAGGATGTCCAACTTGGCACATGAATTTTCACAAATGGTAGCACATACTAAACAAAACACTAGGTTTTCCGTAGGGTAGCAATGGTGTCTGTTCAACCATCACAGGCTCCTAGCACAGGGTCTAGCCCTGAACAGGAGGGAAATAGAtgttggctgaatgaatgaatgttgctTGCACAGAAAACATTTACAGCGCAGGCTCAGGTGGTGGAATGTGCAGTCACTGCCCATTTAGAGTTTCTAGTGGACATTGACCCGCGTGGCTGCCCTGGTCTCCGGGCTCTTCCCACCATTCATTAATTTCGCTTCAATCTTTACTGCTGTTCAGTCCCAGACAGGCCCCTTCGGAGCCTCATGGGTACACTCAAAACCCGGAAACTGGATAACTTGCCAAGAAGCCCGATGTCATTGAGCTGCGCAACTAGGCGTGCGCAGAGTCGCACACATGCTCACTTAGGTATCTGAGAGTGGCATTTCTGTTGCGGTTGGCAGCGTTTCCTTCCACGGCAGCGGCAGCGGTCGCTCTCCTCAAAATTGATAGCCAGTGCAGcgttttttctcctcctcctcctcttcctgcctccGCACGGCGCGCTCCCCGGTCCCTGCAACTGCCACAGCTACCGCCTTGGCAGCTGGGCAACTTGGAAGGCTCCCCTGGGATGGCGGGGGAGTGGGGCGCATGCcagaaagaaaaaggcatttggagTCACCCTTACTTCTACTGTCAAGGGGACGTGAAGGGGAGTGTGGTCACAAGTCGCGAGGGTCGCCTGAACCGTCGCTGCAGATCGGAGACGTGGGTTTCTGGCAGTATGCAAAGCAAGCGTCCCCTCCCGCCGCTCCTGCGAGCTCTACTACCGAATGCCTTACGCAGCCCTTGTGTTTGGGGAAAGAGGGGGACCTATATAGAATGAAAAAACACAGAGGGCTTTGCTTTTCTTGCCCCACCCCACCGAGCTCGGCCCCCGTGCTTTCTGCGCTGCCATCTTAGTTCCTCCAGCGGCCGGGCTGGGCGTGTGTACATTTGTGTGTACAGGGAGGGCTGCAGCCGGGGGGCGTGGGGGCCGCCTGGGCGGCTTGGGTGTCGGAATGGGCTAGACAGCAGTTCACCCACGACACATTCGCCCTCAAAGAATAGCATTGAACTACGGCAAATCCTGCCTGTGCCCATTTTATTACGGGCGTAgtatgttttattctttgtggTTGGTATGCTCATTTCGCAAAAGAGATCTCTCTGTCCTGTGCCCATGTAATAAGACTATGGCTTCATCTTTCACCTTGTGATCACAGATTTAGTCGTTCTTTTCCACTTAACATTGCAAACCTGGACCACAGTTTTTTGAACTCTTATCACATTTACATTTTTCCTACTCTCATCTTTAacgattttgtttttaaaggaagcTACCCGTGCTGATGTAGTAAATAACAGGGCAGGAACCAGATTAGTGTTGTTTGTTTCACTTAAAGGGTTAATATTGTACTAAAGCTACAAGACTACAAACACAGGAAGTATGTATATTATTAGGTACATCGAGACTGCTGAAAATGCTGTGGTAAAGTCTGCGTTTGTTTCCTGGATTTGTACAACAATGTATTggggaatttaaaaacaaaattggtaGCTGAGAacaatttgggaaaaaaaaaaagaaaaagcttaggCTTGAAGAGTGAAGACATGCTTTACTCTTCAGTGACCTTCTCTTTTTAAGGGTAATAAGATAGTGCATTCTTAACAAATATATTGcactttaaaataaagtatatttcataGAATATATTTAGTACTCCAAGCTGAAGGGAAAAATTCAACGTGGCTAtcgaaattattttaaacataaattacaTATTGCATCCCCTGGCTATCTTAACCTCATGCTTTAAACAACTATATTTTTAGGGCCTTGGGATATTCAGTAATTTGTAAGCATGATgagttaatgtttttcttttttattcatggtagttttaaaagatgtaaattatATGTCCAAGTTTTCCCACATCCAAAAATTTAGGTTCCAGGGATCCTAAGTTATATATTGACATTTTCATCCTTGaaaaattatcctaaaatatATTAGTATATGTTTTTTAAGTATGTGAATTCAATACTATATATCTGAATGCAAATCACATTCTTTCAAAATCTCATTGTTGTGATGCATTTAGCCTAGAGGATGTTTTCACAACTGATGTAGAAAGTTATATAAAGTATAATTGTCCTaaaaacagaaagtttaaaaCTATAGCATTTCAACCTTGAAAACCTTAGTATAGTTTATAAGTTATTAgattaatcttttttaaattttgttattactttaaaaattttttgtgggtacatagaaggtgtatatatttataggatgcatgagatattttgatacaggcatgcaatgtgaaataagcacatgatGGAGAAtaaggtatccatcccctcaagcatttatcttttgagttacaaacaatccagttacattctttcagttattttaaaatacacaattaagttattattgactatagtcaccctattatgctgtcaaatagtaggtcttattcattctttctgattttttttttttttgtacccattaaccatccccatctcccctccccaAACTCCTCATGactcttcccagcttctggtaaccatcctactctctatgtccataagttcaattgttttgatttttagatcccacaagcgagtgagaacatgtgatgtttgtctttctgtgtctggcttatttcacttaacataatgatctgtAGTTCAGTCCATGCTATTgtaaatgactggatctcattctttttatggttgaatagtactccattgtgtatgtgtgtaccacGTTTTCTGTATCCATTTATAGGGTGATGGACACTTACATCAATAagtttgcttccaaatcttggccattgtaaacagtgctgcaacaaacaggaGCGCAGACATCTCTtctatatactgattttctttcctttgggtatatacccagcagtgggattgctgggtcatatggtagctcaattttaagttttttgaggaacctccaaactgttcttaaTAGTGGTTGtacttatttacattcccaccaacagtgttcaagtgttcccttttctccacatcctcgccagcatttgttattgcctgtcttttggatagaaaccattttctttgttgttgtttgtttgttttttgagacagtctcactctgtcacccaggctggactgcagtggcatgatctcagctcactacaacctccgcctcccgggttcaagcgattcttgtgcctcagcctgccaagtagctgggattacaggcatgcactgccgcacctggataatttttgtatttttagtagagacggggtttcgccatgttggccaggctggtctcaaactcctgacctcagatgatctgccccccttggcctcccaaagtgctaggattagaggcgtgagccaccgcgcctggccataagcCATTTTTAACTGGGGTGATATTAGATTGATCTTTATTACTAAAATTAAATAGTAAGAGGATAATTGAAATTCTCATGTAGAATAGCAACTGTGTCAtattaatgtttcttttaaatatatttaatagggTTATTACCAAATCCAGATAACCAGATATAACTAAATGGCTCTAAAATGACTATATTAGTCATGGTCTTTTTTTTCAAAGACTTTTACCTCTTTCATGCTACATCTTCTCATCAGTAAAGtgaataataatagcacctacttcATTAGATTATTTGAGggttaaattaaataatctgtatgaCTTA of the Pan paniscus chromosome 14, NHGRI_mPanPan1-v2.0_pri, whole genome shotgun sequence genome contains:
- the LOC130540719 gene encoding uncharacterized LOC127898562 homolog; amino-acid sequence: MSGPSSGEGGAGGRRRRRRRRRRSLSL